CGCAGAAGTATAACATTTATCCAGCTGCGCCCAGCAGTCATCGCTCGCCTTCCAGCACTCATTCTCGTTGCTATAATCCGGCACTTCCTTTGCGCACCAGTTCGCGTTCTTGAGAATACAACCCGCTGGGATCACACCGTCGGTTTGCTTAGCGTTTGTGCTGGGGCCAGGACCAGATGGACGGAAAATAGCAGGCCCGACAACTTTGTAAGGTTTGGTATCAGGGTTGGATTCATAAACATTGTATGTAACTCCCGGATCGGAGTACTTGACATGGCCGGGGATGGAGACTGATTTATCCGAGGGAATAGACACCGTTCCCGTGGTGGACCCCGACACAAACAACTGGGCGCAGTTGACAAAGAATTGAGGTCCTGAGCCGGAGATGTCGTGGATGGCGAGGATTTCTGAGCGGGCGAGGTAGTAACCTGTTGGCAAgccggaggggagggagaaggagaggaggcccTTGTCCGCGATGAGCTTCTTTGCTGACCATTGCTTGCGAGAGGAGTCATAGCCGTCGGAGTAGATCTTGAaccagccgccgccggcagGGTTCGTGGTGGCTATGTTGGAGACTTGCTTGAGGTAGATTGCTACTGAGCCAATGTGGGAGGGGTCGATGGGGCCGGCGCCCTTGGTGGGCTCGTCGGCCCATTCGCGGAAGGCAAAGGTGAGGGTTGAGCCCGCGGGTGCTGGGCAGGTGAAGGCCACGGGGGTGGCGCCTTCGAGgcctggggggagggttagATACTCGGGAAGTAGAAGGACAAAGGGGGGAGACATACCGCAGGCCATgttggcgttgttgatgcCTTCAATGGGAAAGGTGGCGCGGTCGGGGTTCTTGGACATGCGGATGCAAGTGCCATCACCTTGGTTGACGCCGTTGACGaagacggtggtgaggactGTGTGAGCTGTTGCCAGGGAGGCAAAGGTGGTAGCCAGACTGGCTATGAAGAGGTTGGACCGCATCTTGGTGGGTGGCTCTCTAAGGATGTGATATTCTGTAGGCCAGTTGCCGAGGTTTGCAAGTCGAGTCGAAATGACTGGCGCTGAAAAGGTCGAGGCGTCAAGAGGATGATCAACAATCCAGGCTATTGTCTCTGTCGAAGAGACTGTGAAAGAATAAGGAGAAACAAGAACCAAAAAGGAACGGCTGGC
This window of the Podospora pseudoanserina strain CBS 124.78 chromosome 3, whole genome shotgun sequence genome carries:
- a CDS encoding hypothetical protein (CAZy:AA9; COG:G; EggNog:ENOG503NYF5), with translation MRSNLFIASLATTFASLATAHTVLTTVFVNGVNQGDGTCIRMSKNPDRATFPIEGINNANMACGLEGATPVAFTCPAPAGSTLTFAFREWADEPTKGAGPIDPSHIGSVAIYLKQVSNIATTNPAGGGWFKIYSDGYDSSRKQWSAKKLIADKGLLSFSLPSGLPTGYYLARSEILAIHDISGSGPQFFVNCAQLFVSGSTTGTVSIPSDKSVSIPGHVKYSDPGVTYNVYESNPDTKPYKVVGPAIFRPSGPGPSTNAKQTDGVIPAGCILKNANWCAKEVPDYSNENECWKASDDCWAQLDKCYTSAPPSGSRGCKVWQEKKCDKIVDSCRSGDWKGPRNKGQKVGSESESSAPVPGRIPGVGVSPGVEEPGVVVPEPEPVEGGDGGYEGGNGEGEEEEEEEEENVPAPTTTREAVVVTPVPTTLVTRPATTTEAAAPVTTGGGKKGCKKSKNYRRRAGKN